Proteins encoded by one window of Lutibacter sp. A64:
- a CDS encoding aromatic aminobenezylarsenical efflux permease ArsG family transporter, with product MEFLQSLLENYNIPILSALILGLMTAISPCPLATNITATAFISKNISSKQKVFLSGILYSFGRSFSYTAIGLILYFGASQFHIARFFNQNGEKYLGPLLIIIGLIMLNIIKLNFLGKSNFQEKLTEKFKDKGLLGSFLIGVIFALAFCPYSGALFFGMLIPMTIGSVDGLYLPIVFAFGTGLPVILFTYLLAFTAGKVGVFYNRITKIEKVMRIVAGVVFIITGLYYLAIFAGLL from the coding sequence ATGGAATTTTTACAATCTCTTTTAGAGAACTACAATATTCCAATTCTATCAGCCTTAATACTCGGACTAATGACCGCCATTAGTCCGTGTCCTTTAGCTACTAATATTACTGCAACTGCTTTTATATCTAAAAATATATCGAGCAAACAAAAAGTCTTTTTAAGTGGTATTCTATACTCCTTTGGAAGAAGTTTTAGCTATACTGCAATTGGATTAATATTATATTTTGGAGCTAGTCAATTTCATATTGCACGTTTTTTTAATCAGAACGGTGAAAAATATTTAGGTCCATTATTAATTATAATTGGGTTGATAATGCTAAACATTATCAAACTTAATTTTTTGGGGAAATCTAATTTTCAAGAAAAATTAACCGAGAAATTTAAGGACAAAGGTTTACTAGGTTCTTTTTTAATTGGAGTTATTTTTGCGCTAGCATTTTGCCCGTATAGTGGTGCTTTATTTTTTGGTATGTTAATTCCTATGACAATTGGTTCAGTAGACGGTCTTTATTTACCAATAGTTTTTGCATTTGGAACAGGTTTACCAGTAATTCTTTTCACCTATTTATTAGCATTTACAGCTGGAAAAGTAGGTGTATTCTATAATAGAATTACTAAAATAGAAAAAGTAATGCGTATAGTTGCAGGTGTAGTATTTATAATTACTGGGCTATATTATCTAGCTATTTTTGCTGGTTTATTGTAG
- a CDS encoding 6-phosphofructokinase: MAKTIKGTIAILTGGGDVPGLNPAIRAITIRAIREGYRVIGLRRGWAGIVELIQDKKADNSNNFVELTQVIVNRAGRTGGTFLHSSRTRPSHLPKANVPKHLQDSYKEEYNDLTKVVLENLNYLGVDYLIPIGGDDTLSYAVRLYKEGVKVVAIPKTMDNDVPGTDYCIGFSTCVTRTINMTNTLRTSAGSHERFLVLEVFGRYAGFTAMLPTMAGAANRCVIPEYKFNINKLTERLLEDRNENPSKYSVVLVSEGAMFEGGEMVFKDGEKDQFGHAKLGGIGELVSQRLKELSPKYNKGKRVNVINQRLGYLVRGGDPDAIDSIVPMAYGNLALDLILKGVHGRLVVLKNGRYDNVPIDVVTGKSKLVNIEKFYNTDRLCPTYNSFEMNPLFIMTSE; this comes from the coding sequence ATGGCAAAAACAATTAAAGGTACAATTGCAATATTAACAGGTGGAGGAGATGTTCCAGGTTTAAATCCTGCAATTAGAGCAATTACAATTAGAGCAATACGAGAAGGTTATAGAGTTATTGGCTTAAGAAGAGGCTGGGCAGGTATTGTAGAACTTATACAAGATAAAAAAGCCGATAACAGTAATAATTTTGTAGAACTAACACAAGTTATTGTAAATAGAGCAGGTAGAACTGGAGGTACATTTTTGCATAGTTCAAGAACTCGCCCAAGTCATTTACCAAAAGCAAATGTTCCAAAACATTTACAAGATTCTTATAAAGAAGAATATAACGATTTAACTAAAGTTGTTTTAGAAAATTTAAATTATTTAGGTGTAGATTATTTAATACCAATAGGAGGTGACGATACACTAAGTTATGCAGTTCGGTTGTATAAAGAAGGAGTGAAAGTTGTTGCAATCCCAAAAACAATGGATAATGATGTGCCTGGAACAGATTATTGTATTGGTTTTAGTACTTGTGTAACAAGAACAATAAATATGACCAATACGCTTAGAACTTCAGCTGGTTCTCACGAACGATTTTTAGTATTAGAAGTTTTTGGAAGGTATGCAGGTTTTACCGCTATGTTACCTACAATGGCTGGTGCTGCAAACCGCTGTGTAATTCCAGAATATAAATTTAATATAAATAAACTTACAGAACGTTTGTTGGAAGATAGAAATGAAAATCCGAGTAAATATTCTGTAGTATTAGTTTCTGAAGGAGCTATGTTTGAAGGTGGTGAAATGGTTTTTAAAGATGGCGAAAAAGATCAATTTGGACATGCTAAACTTGGTGGTATTGGAGAATTAGTATCGCAACGTTTGAAAGAACTATCTCCAAAATACAACAAAGGAAAAAGAGTAAATGTAATCAATCAAAGATTAGGATACTTAGTTAGAGGTGGAGATCCTGATGCTATTGATTCTATAGTACCTATGGCTTATGGAAACCTTGCTTTAGATTTAATTTTAAAAGGAGTACATGGTAGATTGGTAGTATTGAAAAATGGACGTTATGACAATGTCCCTATTGATGTTGTTACAGGTAAATCTAAACTTGTTAATATTGAAAAATTCTATAATACAGATAGACTTTGTCCAACATATAATAGTTTTGAAATGAATCCTTTATTTATAATGACAAGTGAATAA
- a CDS encoding XRE family transcriptional regulator, whose product MNFLSQNIKHLRTLKGLTQEQFAVTLNVSRSRISSYEENRAIPPIDFLMELSDYFDISIDLLAKNDLTKATDLNFLKIGNKRVLFPIIVDTKNEDLIEVIPVEASAGYLRGYSDPEYIEHLNKIKLPFLPTGKHRAFPIKGDSMLPVKSGSYIVARFIEDIRELKNGKTYIVITLNDGIVYKRVFDKIEEHNMLLLASDNKKYDPYYVHVDEVLELWEFTCSINTQEYDEQELKISSIANMLTQLGVELKELKKTIN is encoded by the coding sequence ATGAATTTCTTATCACAAAACATTAAACATCTTAGAACTTTAAAAGGCTTAACGCAAGAACAATTTGCTGTAACTTTAAATGTTTCACGCTCTAGAATTAGTTCATATGAAGAAAATAGAGCCATCCCTCCTATTGATTTTTTAATGGAACTATCAGATTATTTTGATATTTCCATAGATCTATTAGCTAAAAATGATTTAACAAAAGCAACAGACCTAAATTTTCTTAAAATTGGTAATAAAAGAGTGTTATTTCCTATTATAGTTGATACTAAAAACGAAGATTTAATAGAAGTTATACCCGTAGAAGCATCTGCAGGTTACTTAAGAGGCTATTCGGATCCTGAATATATTGAACATTTAAATAAAATAAAACTACCATTTTTGCCCACCGGAAAACACAGAGCTTTTCCAATTAAAGGAGACTCTATGCTTCCTGTAAAAAGTGGCTCTTATATTGTTGCTCGGTTTATTGAAGATATTAGAGAATTAAAAAATGGTAAAACATACATTGTAATTACTTTAAACGATGGTATTGTATATAAACGTGTTTTTGATAAAATTGAAGAACACAATATGCTTTTATTAGCTTCAGACAATAAAAAGTACGACCCTTATTATGTACACGTAGATGAAGTTTTAGAACTTTGGGAATTTACTTGTAGCATAAATACACAAGAATATGACGAACAAGAATTAAAAATTAGCAGTATTGCAAATATGTTAACACAATTAGGAGTGGAATTAAAAGAACTGAAAAAAACTATAAATTAA
- a CDS encoding exonuclease domain-containing protein has protein sequence MYAIVDIETTGHSSKITEISIFIFDGKKIIDEYSTLVNPECIIPPFITNLTGISNAMVGGAPKFYEIAKKIQKITEDCIFVAHNVNFDYNIINQEFKDLGFEFKRKKLCTVRLSRKLIPGLKSYSLGALCSSQNIVIKDRHRAKGDAEATTILFEKLLKLDSSLITINSFLNPKSRQATLPPLLPKEIIDNLSEKTGVYYFKNSNNEIIYIGKANNIKQRVISHFYDKAKKEVTMCLEIANITFEETGSELVALLLESSEIKKHFPKFNRAQRRTQEVIGLFSYEDRNGVLHLAYNRLKLVSNPLLKFYNLTECRTFLEKLCETFGLCPKYCHLQTNVTTCFHYQIKKCKGICKDEETAKNYNKRVLKAIESIKYKSENFVIKETGRTKKETAYILVLNGIYKGFGYANSNVDPKNVDDYNSIITSRKDTNDVKQILNNYLKNNTDTIYTLKKEQLVENTFDLFAS, from the coding sequence ATGTATGCAATTGTTGATATAGAAACTACTGGACATAGTTCTAAAATTACAGAAATTTCTATTTTTATATTCGATGGTAAAAAAATTATTGATGAATACAGTACCCTTGTAAATCCAGAATGTATAATACCTCCATTTATTACTAATTTAACAGGAATTAGCAATGCAATGGTAGGCGGTGCTCCAAAATTTTATGAAATCGCAAAAAAAATTCAAAAAATTACTGAAGATTGCATTTTTGTAGCACATAATGTTAATTTTGACTACAATATTATTAATCAAGAATTTAAAGACCTTGGTTTTGAATTTAAGCGAAAAAAACTATGTACCGTACGCTTATCTCGTAAATTAATTCCAGGATTAAAATCGTATAGTTTAGGGGCACTTTGTAGTTCTCAAAATATTGTTATTAAAGACAGACACAGAGCTAAAGGAGATGCTGAAGCAACTACAATATTGTTTGAAAAACTTTTAAAATTAGACAGTTCATTAATTACAATAAATTCATTTTTAAACCCTAAATCTAGACAAGCTACTCTGCCACCATTATTACCAAAAGAAATTATTGATAACCTATCAGAAAAAACAGGTGTATATTATTTTAAAAATTCTAATAATGAAATAATTTATATAGGTAAAGCAAACAACATAAAACAACGCGTTATCAGTCATTTTTACGATAAAGCAAAAAAAGAAGTTACAATGTGTTTAGAAATAGCTAATATTACTTTTGAAGAAACCGGAAGTGAATTAGTTGCCTTATTATTAGAATCTTCTGAAATAAAAAAACACTTTCCAAAATTTAACAGAGCACAACGTAGAACCCAAGAAGTTATTGGTTTATTTAGTTATGAAGATAGAAACGGAGTGTTACATTTAGCGTACAACAGATTAAAATTAGTTTCTAATCCGTTATTAAAATTTTACAATCTAACAGAATGTCGCACATTTTTAGAAAAATTATGCGAAACTTTCGGATTATGTCCTAAATATTGCCATTTACAAACCAATGTAACAACCTGCTTTCATTATCAAATAAAAAAATGTAAAGGTATTTGTAAAGATGAAGAAACTGCAAAAAATTACAATAAAAGAGTTTTAAAAGCCATAGAATCTATTAAATATAAATCGGAAAATTTTGTTATAAAAGAAACTGGAAGAACAAAAAAAGAAACTGCATACATCCTTGTTTTAAATGGAATCTATAAAGGTTTTGGATATGCAAATTCAAATGTAGATCCTAAAAATGTAGACGATTATAATAGCATTATTACAAGTCGAAAAGATACGAATGATGTAAAACAAATTTTAAACAATTATCTTAAAAACAATACAGATACTATTTACACTCTAAAAAAAGAACAATTAGTTGAAAACACATTCGATTTATTTGCAAGTTAA
- the lysA gene encoding diaminopimelate decarboxylase, whose translation METQTLRSLSEKYGNPLYVYDSEKIISQYNRMTNAFSAVPKLKINYAVKANSNINILKILNTLKSGVDCVSIQEVKLALEAGFNAKDIFFTPSGISFEEMETATNLGIQITLDSLSVLEKFGAKYPNIPVCLRINPHVMAGGNHKISVGHIDSKFGISIYQIDGIKDIVNKTGLKINGIHMHTGSDIYNIDAFLTATEILLNTVKEFDTIEFVDFGSGFKVPYKEGDNETNIEEMGATLSNRFNEFCKEYGRELTMIFEPGKFLVSSAGNFLVKVNVVKPTPNIVFIGVNSGLNHLLRPMMYDAYHHITNISNPSGEEKIYDVVGYICENDTFGSNRSISEVSENDILCIHNAGAYCFSMASNYNSRYRPAEVLVHNGKDYLIRKEENFEDLLHNQIILDI comes from the coding sequence ATGGAAACACAGACATTACGATCACTTTCAGAAAAATATGGAAACCCATTATATGTTTACGATTCTGAAAAAATTATTTCTCAGTACAACCGCATGACCAATGCTTTTTCAGCTGTACCAAAATTAAAAATCAATTATGCTGTTAAAGCTAATTCAAATATTAATATTTTAAAGATTTTAAACACTTTAAAATCTGGTGTAGATTGTGTTTCAATTCAGGAAGTAAAACTTGCTTTAGAAGCTGGATTTAATGCAAAAGACATATTTTTTACCCCTAGCGGTATTTCATTTGAAGAAATGGAAACTGCTACAAATTTGGGGATACAAATTACATTAGATAGTTTATCTGTTTTAGAAAAATTTGGTGCTAAATATCCAAATATTCCTGTTTGTTTAAGAATTAACCCTCATGTTATGGCTGGTGGAAATCATAAAATTTCAGTGGGCCATATAGATTCTAAATTTGGTATTTCAATTTATCAAATTGATGGAATTAAAGATATTGTTAATAAAACAGGTTTAAAAATTAATGGTATTCATATGCATACAGGTTCAGATATTTATAATATTGATGCCTTTTTAACTGCAACAGAAATACTATTAAATACAGTAAAAGAATTTGATACTATTGAATTTGTTGACTTTGGAAGTGGATTTAAAGTACCATATAAAGAAGGTGACAATGAAACTAATATTGAAGAAATGGGTGCTACTTTAAGCAACCGCTTTAATGAATTTTGTAAAGAATACGGTAGAGAATTAACCATGATTTTTGAACCTGGTAAATTTTTAGTGAGTTCTGCAGGAAATTTTTTAGTAAAAGTAAATGTAGTAAAACCAACTCCTAACATTGTGTTTATTGGTGTAAATAGTGGTTTAAATCACTTATTGCGACCTATGATGTATGATGCTTACCACCATATAACAAACATTTCTAATCCAAGTGGTGAAGAAAAAATTTATGATGTAGTTGGTTATATTTGCGAAAACGACACTTTTGGCTCTAACAGAAGCATTAGTGAAGTTTCAGAAAACGATATTTTATGCATTCATAATGCTGGAGCATATTGTTTTTCTATGGCTTCTAATTACAATTCTCGCTATAGACCTGCAGAAGTTTTAGTACATAACGGAAAAGATTACCTTATAAGAAAAGAAGAAAATTTTGAAGATTTATTACACAATCAAATTATTTTAGATATCTAA
- the thrA gene encoding bifunctional aspartate kinase/homoserine dehydrogenase I, protein MKVLKFGGSSVASSESIKKVINIVKESSNNNKTAVVVSALGGVTDLLLEAGNLACNGNNSYLDTFKTIEEKHLQVVRELIPINNQSGVLGQIKKMLNLLENTLEGVFLINELSNKTSDKIVSFGELFSSFIIANALQNNNLDAVLKNSQELIITNENFSNASVKFDKTNANIEAFFKQNTNKVVVFPGFVAKTENGEVSTLGRGGSDYTAAIIAAATNASVLEIWTDVSGMYTANPKFVREAFPIPNISYREAMELSHFGAKVLYPPTIQPILKKEIPICIKNTFEPSAAGTLITKTALNSNPIKGISHIENMALITLEGSGMVGIPGISKRLFGALSLEKINVSLITQASSEHSICFAISNNDASKAKNVINQEFSYEIEQAKIDPVIIEENNAIIALVGDNMKSHQGISGKMFSTLGRNNVNIRAIAQGASEKNISAVILHKDIKKALNTLHSEFFENQTRQLNLFVVGVGNVGGKLLEQIKQQQAYLLKNLRLQVRVIALTNSKKMFFNEDGVDLENWKTALGNGETLDMDLFHQKIVDLNYRNSIFVDNTANENISKLYASYLKESVAVVTCNKIACSSNYTNYLNLKQLSRTYNAPFLFETNVGAGLPIIDTLKNLIASGDKVNKIQAVLSGSLNFVFNNFNEENSFYNVVEQAGAQGYTEPDPRIDLSGVDVMRKILILARESGTQLELSDIENDSFLPESSLAAITVPEFLETLKAEATHFNKIYNKAAKNNCRLKFVAEFDNGKAKVGLQEIPSGHPFYNLDGSDNIVLFFTERYPVQPLIIKGAGAGADVTASGLFADIIKIGNN, encoded by the coding sequence ATGAAAGTATTAAAATTTGGAGGCTCATCAGTAGCTTCTTCAGAAAGCATAAAAAAAGTAATTAACATAGTTAAAGAAAGTTCAAATAACAATAAAACTGCTGTAGTTGTATCTGCACTTGGTGGTGTAACAGATTTATTATTAGAAGCAGGAAATTTAGCTTGTAATGGTAATAACAGCTATCTTGACACTTTTAAAACTATTGAAGAAAAACATTTACAAGTTGTTAGAGAATTAATACCAATAAACAATCAGAGTGGTGTTTTAGGTCAGATAAAAAAGATGTTAAACCTATTAGAAAACACTTTAGAGGGTGTATTTTTAATTAATGAATTATCTAATAAAACATCTGATAAAATTGTAAGTTTTGGAGAACTTTTTTCTTCTTTCATTATTGCAAATGCACTACAAAACAACAATTTAGATGCTGTATTAAAAAACTCGCAAGAATTAATTATTACTAATGAAAACTTTTCTAATGCAAGCGTAAAATTTGATAAAACAAATGCTAATATTGAAGCCTTTTTTAAACAAAATACAAACAAAGTAGTAGTATTTCCAGGTTTTGTAGCTAAAACAGAAAACGGAGAAGTTTCTACATTAGGACGTGGTGGTTCAGACTATACAGCAGCAATAATTGCTGCTGCAACTAATGCTTCTGTGTTAGAAATTTGGACAGATGTTAGCGGAATGTACACTGCAAATCCTAAATTTGTTCGTGAGGCATTTCCAATACCAAACATTTCATACCGAGAAGCTATGGAATTATCACATTTTGGAGCAAAGGTATTGTACCCGCCTACAATTCAACCGATACTTAAAAAAGAAATTCCTATCTGCATAAAAAATACTTTTGAACCAAGTGCAGCAGGAACTTTAATCACAAAAACAGCATTAAACAGTAATCCTATTAAAGGAATTAGTCATATAGAAAATATGGCATTAATAACATTAGAAGGTAGTGGAATGGTTGGTATTCCTGGTATTTCTAAACGTTTATTTGGAGCTTTATCTTTAGAAAAAATTAATGTTTCATTAATAACACAAGCATCATCAGAACATTCAATTTGTTTTGCAATAAGCAATAATGATGCTTCAAAAGCTAAAAACGTTATTAACCAAGAGTTTAGTTACGAAATTGAACAGGCAAAAATTGATCCTGTAATTATTGAAGAAAATAATGCAATTATTGCTTTGGTTGGTGATAATATGAAAAGCCATCAAGGTATTAGCGGTAAAATGTTTAGTACTTTAGGTAGAAATAATGTAAATATTAGAGCTATTGCTCAAGGTGCTTCTGAAAAAAATATTTCAGCAGTAATTTTACATAAAGACATAAAAAAAGCACTTAACACTTTACATTCAGAATTTTTTGAAAATCAAACAAGACAATTAAACTTATTTGTTGTAGGTGTTGGAAATGTTGGTGGTAAATTATTAGAGCAAATTAAACAACAACAAGCATACTTATTAAAGAATTTGAGATTGCAAGTACGTGTAATTGCATTAACAAATTCTAAAAAAATGTTTTTTAATGAAGATGGTGTAGATTTAGAAAATTGGAAAACTGCTTTAGGTAATGGTGAAACTTTAGATATGGATTTATTTCATCAAAAAATAGTTGATTTAAACTATAGAAATAGCATTTTTGTAGACAATACTGCTAACGAAAATATCTCTAAATTATATGCAAGTTATTTAAAGGAAAGTGTAGCCGTAGTAACTTGTAATAAAATTGCTTGTTCATCTAACTACACTAACTACTTAAATTTAAAACAATTATCTAGAACATACAACGCTCCTTTCTTATTTGAAACAAATGTTGGTGCTGGTTTACCTATAATTGATACACTTAAAAATTTAATTGCTTCTGGTGATAAAGTTAATAAAATACAAGCAGTACTTTCTGGAAGTTTAAACTTTGTATTTAATAATTTTAATGAAGAAAATTCGTTTTATAATGTTGTAGAACAAGCCGGAGCTCAAGGATATACAGAACCAGATCCTCGTATAGATTTAAGTGGAGTTGATGTAATGCGTAAAATTTTAATTTTAGCGCGTGAAAGTGGTACACAATTAGAGTTAAGTGATATTGAAAATGATTCGTTTTTACCTGAATCTTCTTTGGCCGCTATCACAGTTCCAGAATTTTTAGAAACTTTAAAAGCAGAAGCTACACATTTTAACAAAATCTATAACAAAGCCGCTAAAAATAACTGTAGACTTAAATTTGTTGCAGAATTCGATAACGGAAAAGCCAAAGTTGGTTTACAAGAAATACCTTCAGGTCATCCTTTTTATAATTTAGATGGAAGTGATAATATTGTATTATTTTTTACTGAAAGATATCCTGTACAACCACTAATTATTAAAGGTGCTGGTGCTGGTGCAGATGTTACAGCTTCTGGTTTATTTGCTGATATTATTAAAATTGGTAACAATTAA
- a CDS encoding homoserine kinase, whose protein sequence is MKNEELKIFAPATIANVSCGFDVLGLALDNVGDEMIIRKVAKKGVTITKIIGQDLPLETHKNVAGVAALALLAETESEFGFEIEIDKRIKPGSGIGSSAASSVGAVWGINKLLGNPFSTNDLVRFAMEGERLATGVAHADNVAPALFGGFTLVRSYNPLDIISVNTPSELYATVIHPQIEVKTSDAREILKTTIPLKEAIKQWGNVGGLISGLYTEDYELIGRSLEDYIIEPIRSILIPAFDAVKQQSLNAGALGCGISGSGPSIFALSKGEETALKVAEAMKNVYQKVGIEYDIHVSKINQQGIKEL, encoded by the coding sequence ATGAAAAATGAAGAACTAAAAATATTTGCTCCTGCTACTATTGCCAATGTTTCTTGTGGTTTTGATGTACTTGGATTAGCATTAGACAATGTTGGAGACGAGATGATTATTAGAAAAGTTGCAAAAAAAGGAGTAACTATTACCAAAATTATTGGTCAAGATTTACCTTTAGAAACGCACAAAAATGTTGCTGGTGTAGCAGCTCTAGCTTTATTGGCTGAAACAGAAAGTGAATTCGGTTTTGAAATTGAAATTGACAAACGTATTAAACCAGGAAGTGGTATTGGAAGCAGTGCCGCTAGCTCTGTCGGAGCAGTTTGGGGAATTAATAAATTATTAGGAAACCCTTTTAGCACCAACGATTTAGTGCGTTTTGCTATGGAAGGTGAACGCTTAGCAACTGGTGTTGCTCATGCAGATAATGTTGCTCCTGCCCTTTTTGGTGGATTTACTTTGGTTAGAAGCTACAATCCACTAGATATTATTAGTGTAAATACACCTTCAGAATTATATGCAACAGTTATACATCCACAAATTGAAGTTAAAACTTCTGATGCTCGTGAAATTTTAAAAACAACTATTCCGCTTAAAGAAGCCATTAAACAATGGGGAAATGTAGGTGGTTTAATTAGTGGTTTATATACTGAAGATTACGAATTAATCGGACGTTCATTAGAAGATTATATAATAGAACCAATTCGCTCAATTTTAATTCCTGCTTTTGATGCTGTAAAACAACAATCTCTTAATGCTGGAGCTTTAGGTTGTGGAATTTCTGGTTCTGGACCTTCAATATTTGCTTTAAGTAAAGGTGAAGAAACTGCTTTAAAAGTAGCTGAAGCAATGAAAAATGTCTATCAAAAAGTTGGAATTGAATATGATATTCATGTCTCAAAAATAAATCAACAAGGAATAAAAGAATTATAA